The following DNA comes from Phytohabitans rumicis.
CGTCAGCAGGATCCGGCGCATCCGGTCGGGATCGGTGCTGTGCCACACGATCGAGTCCCAGTCGGTGTCCAGGACCAGCAGCCGCCCGCCGGGCCGGAGCACCCGCGACGCCTCCGCCAGCGCCGCCGGGATGTCCGCGACGTACTCCAGCACCTGCGTGGTGACCGCCGCGTCGAAGTACCCGTCCGGGTACGGCACCGCGTCCGCGCCACCGTGGCGGTACTCCACCGGTGCGCTGCCGGCCGGCACCGCGCGGCCCCGGGCGAGGGTGAGCATGCTGTCGCTGACGTCGATCCCGCAGACCTGCCCGGTCGGGCCGACCGCCTGGGCCATGTCGGTGGCCAGCAGGCCGGGGCCGCTGCCGAGGTCGAGCACCGCCTCGCCCGCGGTCAACGCGAGCAGGTGTAGCACCTCCCGGCGCTGCTGGACGACGTCGGCGGTCAGGTAGACCGCCTCGACCTGGCGGGCCGCCTCGGCATCGAACTCCAGCATCGCGGTCACCGGCGGGTGAACGTCACATGCGTGACGCCGCTGGGCGAGGAGGTGGCCTCGACCTGGTAGTCCTTCTCGAGGCCCTCCAGTCCGTCCCAGAGGCGTACGCCTCGGCCGAGCAGGATCGGGACCACCACGATGTGCGCGTGGTCGATGAGCCGGGCGGCAAGGAAGTCGCGGATCACGGTGGGACCTCCGCCGATGCGTACGTCCTTGCCGCCCGCAGCCTCACGGGCTGTCTCGAGCGCCTCGGCGGGCGACGCGTCGAGGAAGTGGAAGGTCGTGCCGCCCTCCATCTCGATCGGCGGGCGCGTGTGGTGGGTGAGCACGAAGACCGGTGTGTGGAACGGCGGGTTGGGGCCCCACGCGCCCTGCCACTGCGGGTCTTCGTGCCATCCGGGGTGGCCGAACTTCCCGGCCCCCATGATCTCCGCGCCGATGCCAGGATCGAACAGCTGCGCGAAGGCGTTGTCGATGCCGCCGCTACCACCAGGATCGTCGTGCCCGCGCCACCACCTGGTGGCGAACATCCATTGGTGCAGCCTGTCCCCGGCGTGCCCGAAGTGTGCGTCGTGGCTCTGACCTTCGCCGGTGCCGAAGCCGTCGAGTGAGATGGAGAAGTTTTGGACGCGGGCGAGTGACATGGCTGGTGCTCCTTCGATGCGGGTGCCGTCGCCGAGGAGGCGCGGCTCGGTCATAAGACGATGATGGTTGCCCCAATGTCATGACGTCTAATGCCAAGTCTGCCCAGATCTCATAGATAAACTTGATGCATGCTGAGCCTGACCCACCTCAAGGTGCTGGAAGCGGTCGCCCGTCATGGATCGGTGACCGAAGCCGCGAAGGAGCTACATTACTCTCAGCCATCGGTCAGTCACCATTTGGGGCGACTGGAGGCCGACACCGGAGCCAAGCTCATCCAGCGAGTGGGCCGCGGGATCCGGCTCACCCCGAAGGGGAGCTGTTGGCGGGGCGTGCGGCCGAGATCCTGGGGCGGGTGAACGCCGCATCTGTCGAGCTGGCCGCTCGGGTGGGACTTCGTGCCGGACGGGTACGACTCGCCGGCTTCCAAACCGTCCTCAGCACCCTCGTACCGAAGGCGGCCGCCGAGCTGTCCCGGTCGTACCCGGGCATCGAGTTGCACCTCGTCGATGCCCACCCGGCCGTGGGTCTGAACATGCTGCGTTCCGGGCACGTCGATATCGCCCTGATCTTCCGGAACGCCGACACTCCTCCCGACGAGCACCAGGGATTCCGGCTCACCCACCTCCTGGACGACCCTCTCTACCTCATCAGTGACCAACCCGATGAGCGTCTCGGGGACCACCGTGACTCCGCCTGGGTTGGCGGCTGCGAACGCTGTCGAGCCGCCACGATCACGGCGTGCGAGCGCGCCGGCTTCTCGCCACGCATCGCCTTCACCTGCGACGACACGGTCATCGCCCAGGCAGTGGTGGCCGCCGGAATGGGCGTCGCGATAGTCAACGGACTCGCGCTGCGTGCGCACCGGGCGCCGGGCGTCCATGCCACCCAACTC
Coding sequences within:
- a CDS encoding methyltransferase domain-containing protein codes for the protein MLEFDAEAARQVEAVYLTADVVQQRREVLHLLALTAGEAVLDLGSGPGLLATDMAQAVGPTGQVCGIDVSDSMLTLARGRAVPAGSAPVEYRHGGADAVPYPDGYFDAAVTTQVLEYVADIPAALAEASRVLRPGGRLLVLDTDWDSIVWHSTDPDRMRRILLTWEQHLADPFLPRTLGRQLRQAGFDVAPPRVLPLLNVGYETATYSGRLIPIVARFVVGRDGWTAATVDSWVEDLRTLGPDCFFSLNRYVFCATKPE
- a CDS encoding dihydrofolate reductase family protein; amino-acid sequence: MTEPRLLGDGTRIEGAPAMSLARVQNFSISLDGFGTGEGQSHDAHFGHAGDRLHQWMFATRWWRGHDDPGGSGGIDNAFAQLFDPGIGAEIMGAGKFGHPGWHEDPQWQGAWGPNPPFHTPVFVLTHHTRPPIEMEGGTTFHFLDASPAEALETAREAAGGKDVRIGGGPTVIRDFLAARLIDHAHIVVVPILLGRGVRLWDGLEGLEKDYQVEATSSPSGVTHVTFTRR
- a CDS encoding helix-turn-helix domain-containing protein, yielding MLSLTHLKVLEAVARHGSVTEAAKELHYSQPSVSHHLGRLEADTGAKLIQRVGRGIRLTPKGSCWRGVRPRSWGG
- a CDS encoding LysR substrate-binding domain-containing protein — translated: MNAASVELAARVGLRAGRVRLAGFQTVLSTLVPKAAAELSRSYPGIELHLVDAHPAVGLNMLRSGHVDIALIFRNADTPPDEHQGFRLTHLLDDPLYLISDQPDERLGDHRDSAWVGGCERCRAATITACERAGFSPRIAFTCDDTVIAQAVVAAGMGVAIVNGLALRAHRAPGVHATQLTESPRQIYAATYGDPPDPPATTALIELLESTAMALRAPSRDEVGLPAEGPAR